A genomic stretch from Camelus dromedarius isolate mCamDro1 chromosome 10, mCamDro1.pat, whole genome shotgun sequence includes:
- the CER1 gene encoding cerberus — MHLLFLQLLVLLPLGRAAGPWVGRQSQSSVSLVLLERHRRELSMGNHEEGEEKPDLFVAVPHLIGASAAGEGQRQREKMLSRFGRFWKKPERERRPTQDLVSEQFPPGSQGLAQPKDGMPVEKSPLREEAKKFWHHFMFRMSPASQGIILPIKSHEVHRETCRTVPFSQTITHEDCEKVIVQNNLCFGKCGSARFPGAAQHPHTFCSHCSPAKFTTMHLQLNCTGLAPAVKVVMLVEECQCKVQTEHQHGHPEQAGFQADFHVQDPFIPGLST, encoded by the exons ATGCATCTCCTCTTCCTTCAGCTGCTGGTGCTCCTGCCTCTGGGGAGGGCTGCTGGGCCCTGGGTCGGCCGCCAGAGCCAGAGTTCTGTTTCCCTTGTGCTCCTGGAAAGGCACCGCAGAGAGCTCTCCATGGGCAACCACGAGGAAGGTGAGGAGAAACCAGATCTTTTCGTAGCGGTGCCGCACCTGATAGGGGCCAGCGCGGCGGGGGAaggccagaggcagagagagaagatgCTGTCCAGGTTTGGCAGATTCTGGAAGAAGCCCGAGAGAGAGCGACGCCCAACTCAGGACCTGGTCAGTGAGCAGTTCCCGCCTGGGTCCCAGGGCCTCGCTCAGCCAAAGGATGGGATGCCAGTGGAGAAATCTCCTCTGCGGGAAGAAGCCAAGAAATTCTGGCACCACTTCATGTTCAGAATGAGTCCAGCTTCTCAGGGGATCATCTTGCCCATCAAAAGCCATGAAGTGCATCGGGAGACCTGTAGGACAGTGCCCTTCAGCCAG ACTATCACTCATGAAGACTGTGAGAAAGTGATTGTACAGAACAACCTTTGCTTCGGAAAATGCGGGTCTGCTCGTTTTCCTGGAGCTGCGCAGCACCCCCACACCTTCTGCTCCCACTGCTCGCCTGCCAAGTTCACCACGATGCACTTGCAGCTGAACTGCACTGGCCTTGCCCCCGCAGTCAAGGTTGTGATGCTGGTGGAGGAGTGTCAGTGCAAGGTGCAGACAGAGCACCAGCATGGACACCCCGAACAGGCTGGCTTTCAGGCAGACTTCCATGTCCAGGATCCCTTTATCCCAGGACTTTCAACTTAA